GTCACGATGCGGCAGCGGCCTTCGGTGTTGCGTCCGTATTTGTCCGTGCGCTTGTTGAGCAGCGAAATGAATGAGGAAAGGGTGTATCCGTGCGCCACATGCAGCTCCACGCCGTCAAATCCGGCTTCCCTCGCTCTGATGGTGCTCTCGACGAACTGGCGCTTGCAAAGGTCGATATCTTCGTAGGTGAGGTCTTCCACGGCCTGCTTCCATCCCGTGCGCACAGACTGCTTCACGTAGTGGATGAGCTGCACCGTCATTTTGCAGCCTTCGGCGTGGACGGCGTCGGTCATCTCTTTGAGGCCGGGGATGAACTTGTCGTCGCAGATGCGGAGGAGGTTGGGGCTCTTTCTGTCGAGCACGCCGCAGGCTTCGACGTCGATAAGGCCGAAGCCGCCCTTGGCGCGCGCCACGTGGCGTTCGATGAGAGCGTCGGTTACAAATCCGACCTCGTCGGCAAGACAGGTGACGGCGGGAAGCCACACCAAACGGTTTTTAAGTTCGAGATTTCTGAATTTTACAGGCTCTAATATTTTCATGGAATTATACCTCCAAAATTATTTTATTAGGGGTGTGAAGGGCTAAAGAGCCCTTCACGCGTTTTATGGGTGGCCGAACAGGGAAGTGTTCGTATTACGCCTTATTTTTTTCCTCTTCCGCCATGATCGCGTAAATTTCCTGGCGGAGCTCCTCTTTCTTGACCTTGCCGATGTTCGTATGCGGCAGATCGTCGCGGATCTCAAGGCGTTCGGGAAGCTTGAACTTCGCGAGCTTGCCGGTGAGGAACTCGACTATCTCTTTAAGCGTGATGGTCTCTCCCGGGTTCCTCATGGAGACGAACAGGCAGGCCTTCTCGCCCAGCACGTGATCCGGCATCGGCACGAGCGCCGCGTCATGGATCTTCTCATGCTTCAGGACCAGGTTCTCCACCTCTTCGCAGCTGAACTTCTCGCCGCCGCGGTTGATGGCGTCCTTGATGCGTCCCATAATGACGAAACCCTTGCCGCTCTTGTGCATAGCGGCGAGGTCTCCCGAACGGTAGAAGCCGTCGGCCGTAAAGGCCTTTTTATTGTGGTCGGGGGCGTCATAGTAACCGCGTATCGTGTAGGGGCCGCGGAAGATTATCTCTCCCGGGCGCTCCGTTTCGCCGCGGAAGACGGCGCTGCCGTCGTGTACGCTCTCCGCGATCAGCTCGCCGTTGTCCTTGTCGATGATCTTCCACTCGTCCGCGGGCGATACCGGCAGGCCGATCGTGTTATAAGTGACCTCGTCGTCGTCAAAGAGGCTAGTCTGCGTAATAGTACCCTCGGACATGCCGAACTGCGAGATGAGGCGGCAGCCCAGTTCCGGATATACGCGCGCGGCGACGACAGGCTCGATCTTGGAGCCGCCGTTGACGACGATCTTCCATGAGGAGAGGTCATACTTCGCCCTGTCTTCAAAATTCAGCATGTTGATTATCATTGCCGGAACCATCGGGATGTGGGAGATCTTTTCTTTCTCGATCAGTTTGCAGATATCCTCGGTGCGCGGAGAGGTGCTCATGACGACCTTGCCGCCGAAGGAGAAAGCTCCCTGTATTCCCGGGGCGGCCAGTACCATGTTGTGAGCTACGGGTGCCACCGCAAGCTGCACTGTGTACATGTTATAGCCAAGCTCACGGCTCGATTCTTCCGCCACATAGCGGTAGGCGTTGTATTCGCGCGGGATGAGCTTCGGGATTCCGGTCGTGCCGCCGGAGAGCAGGAGGATGCAGACGTCGTGCGGGTCCGGCAGATATTTTCTGAGAAGGTCGGGATCATCCTCACCCTCGGCCGGAGCGGCCAGCAGATCATTGACATAGAGGTATCCCGCGGGGATCTCCTGGCCGAGGCCGGCGATCATCTTATATTTCATTTCGGGCAGCTCAGCCGCCACCTGATCTACTAATTCCACATAGTTATATTTATTTGCAAAACCGGGTATAATATAGCCGACCGCTTTCGCCTTTGCCGCGATCTGTGATATCTCCGTATATCTGTGCTGTGCCAGGCACATAACGGGAATGACGCCGATCTTCTGCAG
The window above is part of the Cloacibacillus evryensis DSM 19522 genome. Proteins encoded here:
- a CDS encoding (2,3-dihydroxybenzoyl)adenylate synthase, yielding MLEHWTAYQPELAKSYEEKGYWKKENFSQVFDNIAERFWNREALVGGEQRFTYGELKKGSDRLALHFLKMGLKHEDRIIIQLTNIPEFVFIYLALQKIGVIPVMCLAQHRYTEISQIAAKAKAVGYIIPGFANKYNYVELVDQVAAELPEMKYKMIAGLGQEIPAGYLYVNDLLAAPAEGEDDPDLLRKYLPDPHDVCILLLSGGTTGIPKLIPREYNAYRYVAEESSRELGYNMYTVQLAVAPVAHNMVLAAPGIQGAFSFGGKVVMSTSPRTEDICKLIEKEKISHIPMVPAMIINMLNFEDRAKYDLSSWKIVVNGGSKIEPVVAARVYPELGCRLISQFGMSEGTITQTSLFDDDEVTYNTIGLPVSPADEWKIIDKDNGELIAESVHDGSAVFRGETERPGEIIFRGPYTIRGYYDAPDHNKKAFTADGFYRSGDLAAMHKSGKGFVIMGRIKDAINRGGEKFSCEEVENLVLKHEKIHDAALVPMPDHVLGEKACLFVSMRNPGETITLKEIVEFLTGKLAKFKLPERLEIRDDLPHTNIGKVKKEELRQEIYAIMAEEEKNKA